In the Dethiosulfovibrio salsuginis genome, TAGAAAACCACGCTCCCGAAGAAGAGGCAAAGAGCGTCAAGGCCATGGGACCATTGATATACGCCGAGCACTTCAAGTTCATCGCCCCATCGCTGGTCCAGTTGGTACTACACCACCAAGGCTTTTTTGTGGACTACATGGATAACCTGCTCAAGTTCTCCTTTGCTGGGAAGGAATACCCATGGCGAAAGGACCATAAGCTTCCTCTGGAGAAGGTGTACCTTAAAGAAAACCATTAAGCAAAGAACATAAAATTCCGTTGACGCAAATGATACCCGTGAAACATCAAGTCTTACGTAACTAAGTTACCAGCTATGGGCTAGCGTTATTTTCTGAAATGCCTAAGAGTTAAGTAGCTAATTAAGCTAGGTTGGGTGTGGGTTGTGTGAGTATAATAATTAAATGTTGTGGCGGCCTTGGTAACCAGATGTTTCAATGTGCCTTTGGTCGAGCTTTGGCGTTGGATCTTGGTCTTGACCTAAAGCTTGATATATCCGATTTTGGAAGTGATAGTCGGCCTTTTTCTCTTGGTCTTTATAGTTTAGCTAAAAATACCCCTTTTGGTTGCTATCTCAGCACTAGCACGAGATTTAAGGTCAAGATGACTAGAAAACTCAGGAGGTGGGGCGTATGGGGAATGGATAAGAATATGCCTGAAGTTCTCGTCGAGCCCTTCCCTCCAGCCCTTGTTCCCCTATGTGAAATGCTATCTGAAAAGCCTAGTCATCTTTTTGTGGATGGATATTGGCAGTCTGAAAAGTATTTTTCTAGACACTCAGAGGTTATAAGGTCCGATTTTAGACTCATGGAGGAGTCCGCCGCCTTCCTGACTTGGAAAAAACGAATATTGAGCGAGTCCAGCCCATCCGTCAGTGTCCACGTCAGAAGAGGGGACTACGTTACCGATAGCTCTGCGAACAGAGTTCACGGTGTTCTCCCCATTGAATACTACGTGAGATCGAAAGAGATCCTTAATGCTATCTCCGATGATCTTGTCTTTTACGTTTTTACCGACGACCCTGTGTGGGTTAGAGATAATCTATGTTTGGGCGACAATACGGTTTACGTTTCAGGCCAAGACCTGAAGGACTACGAGGAACTTGCTCTCATGTCCTGTTGCGATCATCATGTAGTTGCAAACAGCTCTTTTAGCTGGTGGGGAGCTTGGCTCGGTCAGGAAAGTTCTACTGTGACGATAGCCCCAGGTCGCTGGTTTAGAAAAATGGATTCTAGTAATATCATTCCAGACAACTGGACAAAGATTTGGACGTGATACAAATGATATCGGTCGTTATAGTCACTAAAAACAGAGCAGAGGCTTTAAGAGAAATCTCTTTGCCCTCTCTTCTTGCACAGAAAGCACGTGGAGATTCCTTCGAGATAATCGTATGGGATGCCACGGAGGATGAATCTACGCTTAGCCTAATTGAGGAACAAAAGCTACTCTTTGAATCGAAAGGGATTAGCTTTTCGTATTTTAAGGCTACCAGGCCTGGAATGACCAAACAGCGAAATGACTCTATCAAGGCTGCTATAGGCAAAATACTGTTTTTTATAGATGACGATAGTGAGGTGTCTCTCGACGGTATCGATGCCATAAAGGAGTGTTTTAAGAAGAACCCTCGTTGTATGGGTGTGGGGCTGACGGTCAAAGACATCCCCATCGGATCGGAATACAGAGAATCTCAGCCTTCCTTGAAGGACTCCTTTTACGGCCTCGTCGGCTACAGAAAAAAAAGGACCGTCTCCCTATCCGGCTCTGCCAAAGGGATCTCCGCTCCTCCCGGTCCAGCTCAGTGGCTAAGCGGTTGCTCTATGGCTTTTCGGCGAGAGGTTTTTGACAGCATGAGCTTTAACGAAAAACTTGAGACTTTCACTCCCTACGCTATGTGCGAGGACATAGAGTTTTCCTACAGGGTCTTTAAAAAGTTTAAGGCTCCTCTGCTGATTGCCGATAGAGGCATGGTTATCCACCGCCCTAAACTGACCGACCGAATCTCCGGATCCTGGCAAAAGGCGGCAACCCTTTACTACAACAGGTATCTTCTGATGAAGACCACCTCGGAAGAATCCCCTGTTTTAGGCAGATTGCTATTTTTATGGACGTTTTTGAGACTGACTAAGAGAAATCTCAGAGAATATGGATTGAAAGATACGTGGAGGGGATTAACGATGGCGACAAAGGAGGTGCTTAAAGATGGCTAGGTTGTCCGTTTATATGATCACCTTAAACGAAGAGCTTCGTTTGCCGATAGCGCTGAAAGCCCTCTCTGGCATAGCCGATGAGATAATCGTAGTTGACTCTGGAAGCTCCGATGGAACTGTGGAGATAGCTAAGTCCTTTGGTGCCAAGGTTTTTTTCCGGGAGTGGGATAATTACTCATCTCAGAAGAAATACGCCGAGAATATCTGTTCCGGTGACTGGCTCATGAATCTAGATGCAGACGAAGAGGTTAGCCCTGCTCTGGCAAAAGAGATACTGTCCGCTATTCAGCTGGGAAAACACGATGCCTATCGCCTCAGAATTTCCGATATATATCCCGGTCAGAATAAGCCCAACCCATGGGTAAGGCACTATAAGGTCATAAGGCTATACCGAAAGGGTGTCGCTAAAATGGGGGATACCCTGACCTGGGATAGGGTAGCTCTTCTGGACAAAAATGCAAAGGTAGGATTGCTCAAAGGCTTTATTCTACACCGTTCTGTTACCTCGATCAGGCAAGCTCTCGATAAATACAACTCCTATTCCGAGGAGCAGGCTGTTGCGGCCTCTTTATCCGGTAAGAAATACTCTCCTTGGCGTATGGTGTTCGCCATAAACCTGAACTTTATAAGATACTTTTTCATTCACCGAAGGTTTCTCCATGGATTTTGGGGGTACATCGACTCGGTAAACCTCTCTTACGCTCGATTTTTGAAGTTCGCTAAGAGCTACGAGAGAGATAAACATGCTGACTAGTGGGAGTATTCAATAAGGCGTCGGAACAGAACAATACCCGATATGCCATTGTTTTAGCCTCCTCTTGCTTTATCTTTGCCGGGGCATTGTACCGCAAAAACCGAAAATCAGCCCTTGCGTCCTGGGAAATGGATGCTATAATGCTCCTTGAGGGGCTTTAGACCCCGGACGAAGGACATTGACAACTTGACCTTTGGATTCAACAGTTTCGATGATCGCGACGATATCCCGATGGCAAAGAAAGGAGGTGCACGACCCCCAGCCAAAAAGGAAGGAGCGATTTGAGAAAACGCATCGGTTCGTAAAGGGACGAGAGATCCCAGTTGGAGAAGGAAACGTGGAAACTTCCCGAGCGAAGGTCTTTCCGATCCCCTATGAGTCGAGCGATATAAAAACACTTAACCAAGGGGGTTAAACAACATGAAGAAATTTTGTGCTCTTCTGGCTGTAGTGGCTCTTGTGGCTTTTGCCGCTCCCGCTTTCGCAGCCAACCCGTTCATGGACGTTCCCATGAACCACTGGGCCTATGATGCAGTAGGCCAGCTCGCCGCTCGCGGTATCCTTTCCGGTTATCCCGACGGCACCTACAAGGGCAACCAGCCCATCACCCGTTACGAGATGGCTTCCGTCATCGCTCGTGGCATGGCCGTCATCGACATGGAGAAGGCCAGCAAGCAGGATGTCGAGATGCTTAAGCGCCTCGTAGTCGAGTTCAAAGACGAGCTTGACGCCCTCGGCGTAAAAGTCGACAAGATCGACAGCCGTGTAGCGGTCCTTGAGGAGAACATCGGCGGCTGGAAGTTCTGGGGTGAGTTCGAGTTCGACGTAAAATACGGTGATAAAAACACTGCGTCTGCCGTCGATCCAGGTGCTTACACCCGTGGAGATGCTGACTACACCCTCGGTAAGTATCGTCTTTGGATGAGCAAGAAGGTCGACGACAAGATCACCTTTATCGCTCGTCTTGGGAAAGCCGATTCTGTCCTCTGGGATGCTACTACTGGTGCTGCTGATAGTGGCACCGATGCTGTTGTTTGGCAGCGTTATTATATCGACGTGAAAGACATGTTCTGGGGCGTCGACATGATGGCCGGTCTCTGGCTCACCGATTGGGAGGGCGACGACGGCCTTTACACCATGGATGATGCTTGGTTCACCGACTTCACCACAAAGGGTTTCTATCTTTCCAAGGCATTTGGTATGGGTGAGTTTGCTGCCTTTGTTGGTCGTAATGATGCTACTACCGCTGATCGTTTAATTGGTGGTACTCGTGATCGTGATTCCCAGAACTACGGTCTTCGTGTGAAGTTCAACTTCAACGAGCAGTTCAATTTTGCTCTTAACGGGATTGTCCGTGATTACGACTATCCGGCAATCAATACCCTTGCCGCTGGAACGACGGATAAAGTGTCTGTTTTCTGGGCTAACTTCGGAGTTAACTTCACTCCTTCCATCGCTTTCAAGGGTGCTTACTTCATGCAGGCTTACGACTACGCAGTGGCTGCCCCGGCCGGTATCGACGATAGTCCCAAGGCTTGGAAGGCTATCCTTGACGTGAAGCAGGATGCCCTTAAGTTCACCAGCCTGTGGTTGGAGTACGCTAAGCTTGATGCCAACTTTGCCCTTGCCAACAGTCCTTACGGTGACTACGGATACGATGTTGTAAAAGAGACTTTCAGTGATGTTAACGATCGCACCGTCTGGGCCATCAAGGCGGAGCAGAAGTGGAACGATAAGTGGACCACCTTTGCCCGTTACGTCAAAGCTGAGCAGGATAA is a window encoding:
- a CDS encoding alpha-1,2-fucosyltransferase — translated: MSIIIKCCGGLGNQMFQCAFGRALALDLGLDLKLDISDFGSDSRPFSLGLYSLAKNTPFGCYLSTSTRFKVKMTRKLRRWGVWGMDKNMPEVLVEPFPPALVPLCEMLSEKPSHLFVDGYWQSEKYFSRHSEVIRSDFRLMEESAAFLTWKKRILSESSPSVSVHVRRGDYVTDSSANRVHGVLPIEYYVRSKEILNAISDDLVFYVFTDDPVWVRDNLCLGDNTVYVSGQDLKDYEELALMSCCDHHVVANSSFSWWGAWLGQESSTVTIAPGRWFRKMDSSNIIPDNWTKIWT
- a CDS encoding glycosyltransferase family 2 protein, with the translated sequence MISVVIVTKNRAEALREISLPSLLAQKARGDSFEIIVWDATEDESTLSLIEEQKLLFESKGISFSYFKATRPGMTKQRNDSIKAAIGKILFFIDDDSEVSLDGIDAIKECFKKNPRCMGVGLTVKDIPIGSEYRESQPSLKDSFYGLVGYRKKRTVSLSGSAKGISAPPGPAQWLSGCSMAFRREVFDSMSFNEKLETFTPYAMCEDIEFSYRVFKKFKAPLLIADRGMVIHRPKLTDRISGSWQKAATLYYNRYLLMKTTSEESPVLGRLLFLWTFLRLTKRNLREYGLKDTWRGLTMATKEVLKDG
- a CDS encoding glycosyltransferase family 2 protein, with amino-acid sequence MARLSVYMITLNEELRLPIALKALSGIADEIIVVDSGSSDGTVEIAKSFGAKVFFREWDNYSSQKKYAENICSGDWLMNLDADEEVSPALAKEILSAIQLGKHDAYRLRISDIYPGQNKPNPWVRHYKVIRLYRKGVAKMGDTLTWDRVALLDKNAKVGLLKGFILHRSVTSIRQALDKYNSYSEEQAVAASLSGKKYSPWRMVFAINLNFIRYFFIHRRFLHGFWGYIDSVNLSYARFLKFAKSYERDKHAD
- a CDS encoding S-layer homology domain-containing protein, which codes for MKKFCALLAVVALVAFAAPAFAANPFMDVPMNHWAYDAVGQLAARGILSGYPDGTYKGNQPITRYEMASVIARGMAVIDMEKASKQDVEMLKRLVVEFKDELDALGVKVDKIDSRVAVLEENIGGWKFWGEFEFDVKYGDKNTASAVDPGAYTRGDADYTLGKYRLWMSKKVDDKITFIARLGKADSVLWDATTGAADSGTDAVVWQRYYIDVKDMFWGVDMMAGLWLTDWEGDDGLYTMDDAWFTDFTTKGFYLSKAFGMGEFAAFVGRNDATTADRLIGGTRDRDSQNYGLRVKFNFNEQFNFALNGIVRDYDYPAINTLAAGTTDKVSVFWANFGVNFTPSIAFKGAYFMQAYDYAVAAPAGIDDSPKAWKAILDVKQDALKFTSLWLEYAKLDANFALANSPYGDYGYDVVKETFSDVNDRTVWAIKAEQKWNDKWTTFARYVKAEQDNSNNDQKLWTLGAKYYYTPALSFELAYESLDREVNDAGAALTDDSVVRFRTHLRF